A genome region from Methylohalobius crimeensis 10Ki includes the following:
- a CDS encoding O-methyltransferase, translated as MSRLQDPRVPPTVLAPVASEIEDYLRGLAEPRTDDPVLTEMEARAKAHEFPIIGRLVGGFIKQMAAMIGARRIFEFGSGYGYSAWWFAHAIGPGGEVYCTDGAAANRDLAEGYLRRAGLWDRIHFQTGRAQTLFERVPGAFDICYNDVDKGDYPEVWRLARERIRPGGLYIADNTLWYGRVAVDDFVDVVPGWTEAIREHNRLIFEDPDFEAFINPIRDGVLVARRLR; from the coding sequence ATGAGCCGCTTGCAAGATCCCCGTGTTCCACCCACCGTTTTAGCCCCAGTGGCGTCCGAGATTGAAGATTATTTGCGCGGTCTGGCGGAACCGCGTACCGACGATCCGGTTCTCACCGAGATGGAAGCTCGGGCCAAGGCCCACGAGTTTCCTATCATCGGTCGTTTGGTGGGGGGATTTATCAAGCAGATGGCGGCGATGATCGGTGCCCGGCGGATATTCGAGTTCGGCAGCGGTTACGGTTATTCGGCCTGGTGGTTCGCCCACGCGATAGGACCCGGCGGAGAAGTGTATTGCACCGATGGCGCGGCGGCCAACCGCGATCTGGCCGAGGGCTACTTGCGCCGCGCCGGTTTGTGGGATCGAATCCACTTTCAGACGGGTCGGGCCCAAACCTTGTTCGAACGGGTACCGGGGGCGTTCGACATTTGCTATAACGATGTGGATAAAGGCGATTATCCGGAAGTTTGGCGGTTGGCGCGCGAGCGTATCCGGCCGGGCGGTCTTTATATTGCCGATAATACCCTGTGGTATGGACGGGTGGCGGTGGACGATTTCGTGGACGTGGTTCCCGGCTGGACCGAGGCGATTCGCGAACACAACCGCTTGATCTTCGAAGACCCGGACTTCGAAGCCTTCATCAACCCCATCCGCGACGGCGTTTTGGTGGCGCGGCGATTGCGCTGA
- a CDS encoding RibD family protein: MQKQIFCLYPPPFSEVPLKGLYLGHRLFELGLSGRPRPFVYANFLASLDGRIALEDMRTGQPYLPKSLTTPADFRLFLELEAQADCLITHGGYLRALAEGTLGNILQLGAHPAGEDLVAWRQSQGLKPQPAIAIASGSLDFVIPESVRIHHQPVYLFTGEGADPVRVEAWRKEGYPVIFAGSGRLVEGRRLISILGQLGYRSIYLIAGPAMLDTVLRSGQLDRLYQTITHQLMGGEAFRTMLPGPELGLIGHLRLRSLYYDPAGPGGAGQWFAQFDSQ; the protein is encoded by the coding sequence ATGCAAAAACAAATTTTTTGCCTTTACCCGCCACCGTTCAGCGAAGTCCCGCTGAAGGGTTTATATCTCGGTCATCGCCTGTTCGAATTGGGGCTATCGGGGCGTCCTCGCCCTTTCGTGTATGCCAATTTTCTCGCCAGCCTCGACGGCCGCATCGCTTTGGAGGACATGCGCACCGGTCAGCCCTATTTGCCCAAGAGTTTGACCACGCCGGCGGATTTCCGTCTGTTCCTGGAGTTGGAGGCCCAGGCCGATTGTCTCATCACCCACGGCGGCTATCTGCGCGCATTGGCCGAAGGCACCCTGGGCAACATTCTCCAACTGGGAGCGCATCCGGCGGGCGAGGATTTGGTCGCCTGGCGCCAGTCCCAAGGACTGAAGCCTCAACCGGCGATCGCCATCGCCAGCGGCAGCCTGGATTTCGTGATTCCCGAGTCGGTACGGATACATCATCAGCCCGTCTACCTCTTTACCGGCGAAGGGGCCGATCCGGTCCGGGTCGAAGCCTGGCGCAAGGAGGGCTATCCGGTGATTTTCGCCGGTTCCGGCCGTTTGGTGGAAGGCCGGCGTTTGATTTCGATCCTGGGGCAATTGGGGTATCGTAGCATTTATCTGATTGCCGGTCCCGCCATGCTGGATACCGTCCTGCGCAGCGGCCAATTGGATCGATTATATCAAACCATCACCCATCAGCTCATGGGGGGCGAGGCATTTCGGACCATGTTGCCGGGACCGGAGTTGGGGCTGATCGGCCATCTCCGCTTGCGTTCCCTCTACTACGATCCGGCCGGTCCCGGCGGAGCGGGGCAATGGTTCGCCCAGTTCGACAGTCAGTAA
- a CDS encoding HIT family protein, with translation MPTTACPLCQSESADILWRNALCRVLWVEDDDYPGYCRVILNSHRQEMTDLPESERQELMAVVFAAEAALRETARPDKVNLASLGNQVSHLHWHVIPRWQEDATFPDAIWVAAKRSGRVQVDRGRLKRDFAARLRELLSPPEKT, from the coding sequence ATGCCTACAACCGCCTGCCCTTTGTGCCAATCCGAATCCGCCGATATTTTGTGGCGAAACGCGTTGTGCCGCGTTCTCTGGGTCGAGGACGACGATTATCCCGGCTATTGTCGTGTCATTCTCAATTCCCATCGACAAGAAATGACCGATCTGCCGGAATCCGAGCGTCAAGAATTGATGGCGGTGGTTTTCGCCGCCGAGGCCGCGCTGAGGGAAACGGCCCGGCCCGACAAAGTCAATCTCGCCAGTCTGGGCAACCAAGTGTCCCATCTTCATTGGCATGTCATTCCACGCTGGCAAGAAGACGCCACCTTTCCCGATGCCATTTGGGTCGCGGCAAAACGATCAGGCCGGGTTCAGGTCGACCGGGGGAGGCTTAAACGAGACTTTGCCGCAAGATTGCGGGAGTTACTTTCTCCGCCGGAAAAAACCTGA
- a CDS encoding tetratricopeptide repeat protein: MLSRLIALIVLALLQSACSLDPVFAPQTPAPDYPSSPTPPPEAQTYPQPPPPPTPEPAPVPAETPPAPTVEASPAVIALMQQAESDRQQGDLERAATRLERALRIQPRNPELWHHLARLRLEQHQPRLAEELAKKSISLASGDKDLLRGNWRLIAQARRLNSDPSGAREAERQAARY, translated from the coding sequence GTGCTTTCACGCCTGATTGCCCTCATCGTCTTGGCTTTGCTGCAAAGCGCCTGCTCCCTGGATCCCGTTTTCGCGCCGCAGACACCCGCCCCGGACTATCCTTCTTCACCGACGCCCCCCCCAGAGGCGCAGACATATCCCCAGCCTCCTCCACCGCCGACTCCCGAACCCGCACCGGTGCCGGCGGAGACGCCTCCCGCGCCTACGGTGGAGGCTTCTCCCGCGGTGATCGCCTTGATGCAACAAGCGGAATCCGACCGCCAACAAGGGGACTTGGAGCGGGCAGCCACACGCTTGGAACGCGCTTTGAGAATTCAACCCCGCAACCCCGAACTTTGGCACCACTTGGCCCGGCTGCGCCTGGAACAGCACCAGCCCCGGTTGGCGGAAGAGCTGGCCAAGAAATCCATCAGCCTGGCGAGCGGAGACAAGGACCTCCTGCGTGGCAACTGGCGGCTCATCGCCCAAGCCAGACGCTTGAACAGCGATCCGTCCGGCGCCCGGGAGGCGGAACGACAGGCGGCCCGTTACTGA